A region of Diospyros lotus cultivar Yz01 chromosome 3, ASM1463336v1, whole genome shotgun sequence DNA encodes the following proteins:
- the LOC127797629 gene encoding pentatricopeptide repeat-containing protein At5g27270 isoform X1 — protein sequence MEAALSSSFTPTFHAIPYPNPPRNPNPKPTPIFLCSATRPDPWTLSDGNNNNLNKPKPKSKNPKNPLSDDNARRIIKAKAQYLSVLRRNQGSHAQTPKWIKRTPEQMVRYLEDDRNGHLYGKHVVAAIQTVRSLSGKPDGSYDMRRVMGSFVAKLTFKEMCIVLKEQKGWRQARDFFAWMKLQLSYRPSVIVYTILLRIYGQVGKIKLAEQTFLEMLEAGCEPDEVACGTLLCAYARWGRHKSMLSFYSAIEGRGIMLSIPVFNFILSSLQKKSLHGNVIDLWKQMVHKGVLPNHFTYTVVISSFVKEGLPAEAFKVFNEMKNLGLVPEEVTYSLLISLSCKKGNQDEALRLYEDMRLQRIVPSNYTCASLLTLHYKSGDYHKAVSLFSEMERHKIAPDEVIYGLLIRIYGKLGLYEDAQRTFKEIEKLGLLSDEKTYIAMAQVYLSSGACDKALSTMEQMKSRNIWFSRFAYIVLLQCYIMKEDLVSAELMYQALLKTGSPDTGSCNNMLELYTRLSLIEKAKDFVIHIRKDKVKIDPELLKNILKLYCREGMLRDVEHLVEETSASGLFENSKFMQIFYMLMHGESRGYNKVEDSLEHLDQHGALAFELMLSLSLADGKSSKTKEILKLLLKSANGLSVASQLVNKLIKEGNISKAEYLYKLLIELGHIPEHVATASMISFYGKQQKLKQAQKVFEMVGSSPINAKPLYNSMIDAYAKSGQLEAAYLFYKEALEKKQDLGAVAISMLVNALSNGGKYREAEDVIHGSFCNNLDLDTVAYNTFIKAMLEAGKLHSAASLYERMLSSGVIPSIQTYSIMISVHGRGRNLNKAVEMFNVAQTMGVSLDEKAYTNLICYYGKYGKVHEASLLFSKMQDEGIIPGKVSYNIMMNVYGTAGLHREAEELFQAMQEDDILPDSLTYLALVRAYAEGLKYSEAEEAIISMQKGGISPSCAHFNLLLSAFTKAGLIGEAQRVFEDLLKSGLSPDPACYRTMLRGYMDYGQVEDGISLFESIQGSMEPDRFIMSAAVHFYKSAGKELRAEGILNSMHSLGIPFLKKLEVGRKGKLNFPSAASSIENAPLYNGVEEGIGQGYTQ from the exons ATGGAAGCAGCCCTGAGTTCCTCCTTCACCCCCACTTTCCACGCCATCCCATACCCAAATCCCCCCAGAAACCCCAACCCAAAACCCACTCCCATCTTCCTCTGCTCTGCCACCCGACCAGACCCTTGGACTCTCAGCGatggcaacaacaacaacctTAACAAACCCAAACCCAAGTCTAAGAACCCCAAAAACCCTCTCTCCGACGACAACGCCCGCCGCATCATCAAGGCCAAGGCCCAGTACCTGAGCGTCTTGCGGCGCAACCAGGGCTCGCACGCCCAAACCCCCAAATGGATCAAGCGGACTCCCGAGCAGATGGTTAGGTACCTTGAAGATGATAGAAATGGCCATTTGTACGGTAAGCATGTTGTCGCCGCCATTCAAACGGTTCGGAGCCTCTCTGGGAAGCCGGATGGGTCGTACGATATGAGGAGAGTGATGGGTTCTTTCGTCGCCAAGCTTACCTTCAAGGAGATGTGCATTGTGCTCAAGGAGCAGAAGGGTTGGAGGCAAGCGAGGGACTTCTTTGCCTGGATGAAACTTCAG TTGAGCTACCGGCCCAGTGTCATTGTGTATACAATTCTTCTGCGAATATATGGCCAAGTTGGCAAAATCAAACTTGCTGAACAGACCTTCCTGGAGATGCTCGAGGCTGGATGTGAACCAGATGAGGTTGCATGTGGTACATTGCTGTGTGCATATGCCAGATGGGGACGCCACAAGAGTATGCTATCTTTTTATTCTGCCATAGAAGGGAGGGGGATCATGCTCTCTATTCCAGTTTTCAATTTCATACTCTCATCTTTACAAAAGAAGTCACTCCATGGAAATGTTATAGATTTATGGAAGCAAATGGTTCACAAAGGGGTTCTGCCTAACCATTTTACTTATACTGTTGTCATTAGCTCATTTGTGAAAGAAGGTCTACCTGCAGAAGCCTTTAAGGTGTTTAATGAAATGAAGAATCTGGGTCTTGTACCTGAGGAGGTAACTTACAGCTTGCTTATCAGTTTAAGCTGCAAAAAGGGTAACCAGGATGAAGCACTCAGACTCTACGAAGACATGAGATTGCAACGAATAGTTCCTAGTAATTACACGTGTGCTTCTCTGCTAACACTGCATTATAAAAGTGGAGATTATCATAAAGCCGTTTCCCTGTTTTCTGAAATGGAAAGGCACAAAATTGCTCCAGATGAAGTCATATATGGCTTACTTATTCGGATATATGGCAAACTTGGTCTTTATGAAGATGCCCAGAGGACATTTAAAGAGATTGAGAAGTTGGGCCTACTTAGTGATGAGAAAACTTATATAGCAATGGCTCAAGTCTATCTCAGTTCTGGAGCTTGTGATAAGGCTTTGAGTACTATGGAACAGATGAAGAGTAGAAATATTTGGTTTTCTAGATTTGCTTATATTGTCTTATTGCAATGTTATATAATGAAGGAAGATTTAGTTTCTGCTGAACTTATGTATCAGGCTTTACTGAAGACTGGAAGCCCTGACACTGGTTCTTGCAATAACATGCTTGAATTGTACACGAGACTGAGCCTAATTGAAAAGGCCAAGGATTTTGTGAttcatataagaaaagataaagtcAAAATTGACCCGGAACTTCTCAAGAACATCCTTAAATTATATTGCAGGGAAGGAATGTTAAGAGATGTGGAACATTTGGTGGAAGAAACGAGTGCAAGTGGACTCTTTGAGAACTCTAAGTTCAtgcaaatattttatatgttgatGCATGGAGAATCAAGGGGATATAACAAAGTTGAAGACAGCTTAGAGCACTTAGATCAACATGGTGCTCTAGCTTTTGAGCTGATGCTTAGTTTGAGTTTGGCTGATGGGAAATCCAGTAAGACAAAAGAAATACTTAAATTGCTACTGAAGAGTGCTAATGGCTTGTCTGTTGCCAGTCAGCTTGTTAATAAATTGATCAAAGAAG GTAACATATCAAAAGCAGAATATCTTTACAAGCTATTGATTGAACTAGGCCATATCCCAGAGCATGTTGCAACTGCTTCTATGATTAGCTTCTATGGAAAGCAACAAAAGCTAAAACAGGCACAAAAGGTTTTTGAAATGGTGGGCAGCTCTCCAATAAATGCAAAACCTTTATATAATTCAATGATTGATGCATATGCTAAAAGCGGTCAACTAGAAGCTGCATACTTGTTTTACaaggaagcattggagaaaaAGCAGGATTTGGGGGCTGTGGCTATCAGCATGCTTGTAAATGCTCTAAGTAATGGTG GAAAATATCGAGAAGCAGAGGATGTCATCCATGGCAGCTTTTGCAACAACTTGGACCTTGATACAGTGGCATACAACACCTTCATCAAGGCCATGCTAGAAGCAG GTAAATTGCATTCTGCAGCCAGCTTATATGAGCGCATGCTTTCTTCGGGAGTCATTCCATCAATTCAGACATATAGCATAATGATTAG TGTACATGGACGGGGCCGAAATCTGAATAAAGCTGTAGAGATGTTCAACGTGGCTCAAACTATGGGTGTTTCTTTGGATGAGAAGGCATATACCAATTTGATATGCTACTATGGAAAATATG GTAAAGTTCATGAAGCATCCCTTCTGTTTAGCAAGATGCAGGATGAAGGAATAATACCCGGGAAG GTCAGTTACAATATTATGATGAATGTGTATGGTACTGCAGGACTTCATCGGGAAGCAGAGGAACTCTTCCAAGCCATGCAGGAAGATGATATCTTACCAGACTCCTTGACCTACCTTGCCCTTGTTCGAGCTTATGCGGAGGGACTAAAGTACTCAGAGGCAGAGGAAGCCATTATTTCGATGCAGAAAGGAGGGATTTCCCCTTCCTGTGCTCATTTTAACCTCTTACTCTCTGCTTTCACAAAAGCTGGATTGATTGGGGAAGCTCAAAGGGTCTTTGAGGACCTCTTGAAATCGGGTTTAAGTCCTGATCCCGCATGTTATAGGACCATGCTGAGGGGTTATATGGACTATGGGCAGGTAGAAGATGGTATATCCCTCTTTGAAAGCATACAGGGGTCCATGGAACCGGACAGGTTTATCATGAGTGCAGCCGTGCACTTTTACAAGTCAGCGGGCAAGGAACTGAGGGCTGAAGGAATTTTAAATTCCATGCACAGTTTGGGGATCCCATTCCTGAAAAAACTCGAGGTTGGACGGAAGGGAAAATTAAACTTCCCTAGTGCTGCAAGTAGTATAGAGAATGCACCGTTATATAATGGAGTTGAAGAAGGAATTGGACAAGGATATACACAATAA
- the LOC127797629 gene encoding pentatricopeptide repeat-containing protein At5g27270 isoform X3: MLEAGCEPDEVACGTLLCAYARWGRHKSMLSFYSAIEGRGIMLSIPVFNFILSSLQKKSLHGNVIDLWKQMVHKGVLPNHFTYTVVISSFVKEGLPAEAFKVFNEMKNLGLVPEEVTYSLLISLSCKKGNQDEALRLYEDMRLQRIVPSNYTCASLLTLHYKSGDYHKAVSLFSEMERHKIAPDEVIYGLLIRIYGKLGLYEDAQRTFKEIEKLGLLSDEKTYIAMAQVYLSSGACDKALSTMEQMKSRNIWFSRFAYIVLLQCYIMKEDLVSAELMYQALLKTGSPDTGSCNNMLELYTRLSLIEKAKDFVIHIRKDKVKIDPELLKNILKLYCREGMLRDVEHLVEETSASGLFENSKFMQIFYMLMHGESRGYNKVEDSLEHLDQHGALAFELMLSLSLADGKSSKTKEILKLLLKSANGLSVASQLVNKLIKEGNISKAEYLYKLLIELGHIPEHVATASMISFYGKQQKLKQAQKVFEMVGSSPINAKPLYNSMIDAYAKSGQLEAAYLFYKEALEKKQDLGAVAISMLVNALSNGGKYREAEDVIHGSFCNNLDLDTVAYNTFIKAMLEAGKLHSAASLYERMLSSGVIPSIQTYSIMISVHGRGRNLNKAVEMFNVAQTMGVSLDEKAYTNLICYYGKYGKVHEASLLFSKMQDEGIIPGKVSYNIMMNVYGTAGLHREAEELFQAMQEDDILPDSLTYLALVRAYAEGLKYSEAEEAIISMQKGGISPSCAHFNLLLSAFTKAGLIGEAQRVFEDLLKSGLSPDPACYRTMLRGYMDYGQVEDGISLFESIQGSMEPDRFIMSAAVHFYKSAGKELRAEGILNSMHSLGIPFLKKLEVGRKGKLNFPSAASSIENAPLYNGVEEGIGQGYTQ; this comes from the exons ATGCTCGAGGCTGGATGTGAACCAGATGAGGTTGCATGTGGTACATTGCTGTGTGCATATGCCAGATGGGGACGCCACAAGAGTATGCTATCTTTTTATTCTGCCATAGAAGGGAGGGGGATCATGCTCTCTATTCCAGTTTTCAATTTCATACTCTCATCTTTACAAAAGAAGTCACTCCATGGAAATGTTATAGATTTATGGAAGCAAATGGTTCACAAAGGGGTTCTGCCTAACCATTTTACTTATACTGTTGTCATTAGCTCATTTGTGAAAGAAGGTCTACCTGCAGAAGCCTTTAAGGTGTTTAATGAAATGAAGAATCTGGGTCTTGTACCTGAGGAGGTAACTTACAGCTTGCTTATCAGTTTAAGCTGCAAAAAGGGTAACCAGGATGAAGCACTCAGACTCTACGAAGACATGAGATTGCAACGAATAGTTCCTAGTAATTACACGTGTGCTTCTCTGCTAACACTGCATTATAAAAGTGGAGATTATCATAAAGCCGTTTCCCTGTTTTCTGAAATGGAAAGGCACAAAATTGCTCCAGATGAAGTCATATATGGCTTACTTATTCGGATATATGGCAAACTTGGTCTTTATGAAGATGCCCAGAGGACATTTAAAGAGATTGAGAAGTTGGGCCTACTTAGTGATGAGAAAACTTATATAGCAATGGCTCAAGTCTATCTCAGTTCTGGAGCTTGTGATAAGGCTTTGAGTACTATGGAACAGATGAAGAGTAGAAATATTTGGTTTTCTAGATTTGCTTATATTGTCTTATTGCAATGTTATATAATGAAGGAAGATTTAGTTTCTGCTGAACTTATGTATCAGGCTTTACTGAAGACTGGAAGCCCTGACACTGGTTCTTGCAATAACATGCTTGAATTGTACACGAGACTGAGCCTAATTGAAAAGGCCAAGGATTTTGTGAttcatataagaaaagataaagtcAAAATTGACCCGGAACTTCTCAAGAACATCCTTAAATTATATTGCAGGGAAGGAATGTTAAGAGATGTGGAACATTTGGTGGAAGAAACGAGTGCAAGTGGACTCTTTGAGAACTCTAAGTTCAtgcaaatattttatatgttgatGCATGGAGAATCAAGGGGATATAACAAAGTTGAAGACAGCTTAGAGCACTTAGATCAACATGGTGCTCTAGCTTTTGAGCTGATGCTTAGTTTGAGTTTGGCTGATGGGAAATCCAGTAAGACAAAAGAAATACTTAAATTGCTACTGAAGAGTGCTAATGGCTTGTCTGTTGCCAGTCAGCTTGTTAATAAATTGATCAAAGAAG GTAACATATCAAAAGCAGAATATCTTTACAAGCTATTGATTGAACTAGGCCATATCCCAGAGCATGTTGCAACTGCTTCTATGATTAGCTTCTATGGAAAGCAACAAAAGCTAAAACAGGCACAAAAGGTTTTTGAAATGGTGGGCAGCTCTCCAATAAATGCAAAACCTTTATATAATTCAATGATTGATGCATATGCTAAAAGCGGTCAACTAGAAGCTGCATACTTGTTTTACaaggaagcattggagaaaaAGCAGGATTTGGGGGCTGTGGCTATCAGCATGCTTGTAAATGCTCTAAGTAATGGTG GAAAATATCGAGAAGCAGAGGATGTCATCCATGGCAGCTTTTGCAACAACTTGGACCTTGATACAGTGGCATACAACACCTTCATCAAGGCCATGCTAGAAGCAG GTAAATTGCATTCTGCAGCCAGCTTATATGAGCGCATGCTTTCTTCGGGAGTCATTCCATCAATTCAGACATATAGCATAATGATTAG TGTACATGGACGGGGCCGAAATCTGAATAAAGCTGTAGAGATGTTCAACGTGGCTCAAACTATGGGTGTTTCTTTGGATGAGAAGGCATATACCAATTTGATATGCTACTATGGAAAATATG GTAAAGTTCATGAAGCATCCCTTCTGTTTAGCAAGATGCAGGATGAAGGAATAATACCCGGGAAG GTCAGTTACAATATTATGATGAATGTGTATGGTACTGCAGGACTTCATCGGGAAGCAGAGGAACTCTTCCAAGCCATGCAGGAAGATGATATCTTACCAGACTCCTTGACCTACCTTGCCCTTGTTCGAGCTTATGCGGAGGGACTAAAGTACTCAGAGGCAGAGGAAGCCATTATTTCGATGCAGAAAGGAGGGATTTCCCCTTCCTGTGCTCATTTTAACCTCTTACTCTCTGCTTTCACAAAAGCTGGATTGATTGGGGAAGCTCAAAGGGTCTTTGAGGACCTCTTGAAATCGGGTTTAAGTCCTGATCCCGCATGTTATAGGACCATGCTGAGGGGTTATATGGACTATGGGCAGGTAGAAGATGGTATATCCCTCTTTGAAAGCATACAGGGGTCCATGGAACCGGACAGGTTTATCATGAGTGCAGCCGTGCACTTTTACAAGTCAGCGGGCAAGGAACTGAGGGCTGAAGGAATTTTAAATTCCATGCACAGTTTGGGGATCCCATTCCTGAAAAAACTCGAGGTTGGACGGAAGGGAAAATTAAACTTCCCTAGTGCTGCAAGTAGTATAGAGAATGCACCGTTATATAATGGAGTTGAAGAAGGAATTGGACAAGGATATACACAATAA
- the LOC127797629 gene encoding pentatricopeptide repeat-containing protein At5g27270 isoform X2 codes for MEAALSSSFTPTFHAIPYPNPPRNPNPKPTPIFLCSATRPDPWTLSDGNNNNLNKPKPKSKNPKNPLSDDNARRIIKAKAQYLSVLRRNQGSHAQTPKWIKRTPEQMVRYLEDDRNGHLYGKHVVAAIQTVRSLSGKPDGSYDMRRVMGSFVAKLTFKEMCIVLKEQKGWRQARDFFAWMKLQLSYRPSVIVYTILLRIYGQVGKIKLAEQTFLEMLEAGCEPDEVACGTLLCAYARWGRHKSMLSFYSAIEGRGIMLSIPVFNFILSSLQKKSLHGNVIDLWKQMVHKGVLPNHFTYTVVISSFVKEGLPAEAFKVFNEMKNLGLVPEEVTYSLLISLSCKKGNQDEALRLYEDMRLQRIVPSNYTCASLLTLHYKSGDYHKAVSLFSEMERHKIAPDEVIYGLLIRIYGKLGLYEDAQRTFKEIEKLGLLSDEKTYIAMAQVYLSSGACDKALSTMEQMKSRNIWFSRFAYIVLLQCYIMKEDLVSAELMYQALLKTGSPDTGSCNNMLELYTRLSLIEKAKDFVIHIRKDKVKIDPELLKNILKLYCREGMLRDVEHLVEETSASGLFENSKFMQIFYMLMHGESRGYNKVEDSLEHLDQHGALAFELMLSLSLADGKSSKTKEILKLLLKSANGLSVASQLVNKLIKEGNISKAEYLYKLLIELGHIPEHVATASMISFYGKQQKLKQAQKVFEMVGSSPINAKPLYNSMIDAYAKSGQLEAAYLFYKEALEKKQDLGAVAISMLVNALSNGGKYREAEDVIHGSFCNNLDLDTVAYNTFIKAMLEAGKLHSAASLYERMLSSGVIPSIQTYSIMISVHGRGRNLNKAVEMFNVAQTMGVSLDEKAYTNLICYYGKYGKVHEASLLFSKMQDEGIIPGKDFIGKQRNSSKPCRKMISYQTP; via the exons ATGGAAGCAGCCCTGAGTTCCTCCTTCACCCCCACTTTCCACGCCATCCCATACCCAAATCCCCCCAGAAACCCCAACCCAAAACCCACTCCCATCTTCCTCTGCTCTGCCACCCGACCAGACCCTTGGACTCTCAGCGatggcaacaacaacaacctTAACAAACCCAAACCCAAGTCTAAGAACCCCAAAAACCCTCTCTCCGACGACAACGCCCGCCGCATCATCAAGGCCAAGGCCCAGTACCTGAGCGTCTTGCGGCGCAACCAGGGCTCGCACGCCCAAACCCCCAAATGGATCAAGCGGACTCCCGAGCAGATGGTTAGGTACCTTGAAGATGATAGAAATGGCCATTTGTACGGTAAGCATGTTGTCGCCGCCATTCAAACGGTTCGGAGCCTCTCTGGGAAGCCGGATGGGTCGTACGATATGAGGAGAGTGATGGGTTCTTTCGTCGCCAAGCTTACCTTCAAGGAGATGTGCATTGTGCTCAAGGAGCAGAAGGGTTGGAGGCAAGCGAGGGACTTCTTTGCCTGGATGAAACTTCAG TTGAGCTACCGGCCCAGTGTCATTGTGTATACAATTCTTCTGCGAATATATGGCCAAGTTGGCAAAATCAAACTTGCTGAACAGACCTTCCTGGAGATGCTCGAGGCTGGATGTGAACCAGATGAGGTTGCATGTGGTACATTGCTGTGTGCATATGCCAGATGGGGACGCCACAAGAGTATGCTATCTTTTTATTCTGCCATAGAAGGGAGGGGGATCATGCTCTCTATTCCAGTTTTCAATTTCATACTCTCATCTTTACAAAAGAAGTCACTCCATGGAAATGTTATAGATTTATGGAAGCAAATGGTTCACAAAGGGGTTCTGCCTAACCATTTTACTTATACTGTTGTCATTAGCTCATTTGTGAAAGAAGGTCTACCTGCAGAAGCCTTTAAGGTGTTTAATGAAATGAAGAATCTGGGTCTTGTACCTGAGGAGGTAACTTACAGCTTGCTTATCAGTTTAAGCTGCAAAAAGGGTAACCAGGATGAAGCACTCAGACTCTACGAAGACATGAGATTGCAACGAATAGTTCCTAGTAATTACACGTGTGCTTCTCTGCTAACACTGCATTATAAAAGTGGAGATTATCATAAAGCCGTTTCCCTGTTTTCTGAAATGGAAAGGCACAAAATTGCTCCAGATGAAGTCATATATGGCTTACTTATTCGGATATATGGCAAACTTGGTCTTTATGAAGATGCCCAGAGGACATTTAAAGAGATTGAGAAGTTGGGCCTACTTAGTGATGAGAAAACTTATATAGCAATGGCTCAAGTCTATCTCAGTTCTGGAGCTTGTGATAAGGCTTTGAGTACTATGGAACAGATGAAGAGTAGAAATATTTGGTTTTCTAGATTTGCTTATATTGTCTTATTGCAATGTTATATAATGAAGGAAGATTTAGTTTCTGCTGAACTTATGTATCAGGCTTTACTGAAGACTGGAAGCCCTGACACTGGTTCTTGCAATAACATGCTTGAATTGTACACGAGACTGAGCCTAATTGAAAAGGCCAAGGATTTTGTGAttcatataagaaaagataaagtcAAAATTGACCCGGAACTTCTCAAGAACATCCTTAAATTATATTGCAGGGAAGGAATGTTAAGAGATGTGGAACATTTGGTGGAAGAAACGAGTGCAAGTGGACTCTTTGAGAACTCTAAGTTCAtgcaaatattttatatgttgatGCATGGAGAATCAAGGGGATATAACAAAGTTGAAGACAGCTTAGAGCACTTAGATCAACATGGTGCTCTAGCTTTTGAGCTGATGCTTAGTTTGAGTTTGGCTGATGGGAAATCCAGTAAGACAAAAGAAATACTTAAATTGCTACTGAAGAGTGCTAATGGCTTGTCTGTTGCCAGTCAGCTTGTTAATAAATTGATCAAAGAAG GTAACATATCAAAAGCAGAATATCTTTACAAGCTATTGATTGAACTAGGCCATATCCCAGAGCATGTTGCAACTGCTTCTATGATTAGCTTCTATGGAAAGCAACAAAAGCTAAAACAGGCACAAAAGGTTTTTGAAATGGTGGGCAGCTCTCCAATAAATGCAAAACCTTTATATAATTCAATGATTGATGCATATGCTAAAAGCGGTCAACTAGAAGCTGCATACTTGTTTTACaaggaagcattggagaaaaAGCAGGATTTGGGGGCTGTGGCTATCAGCATGCTTGTAAATGCTCTAAGTAATGGTG GAAAATATCGAGAAGCAGAGGATGTCATCCATGGCAGCTTTTGCAACAACTTGGACCTTGATACAGTGGCATACAACACCTTCATCAAGGCCATGCTAGAAGCAG GTAAATTGCATTCTGCAGCCAGCTTATATGAGCGCATGCTTTCTTCGGGAGTCATTCCATCAATTCAGACATATAGCATAATGATTAG TGTACATGGACGGGGCCGAAATCTGAATAAAGCTGTAGAGATGTTCAACGTGGCTCAAACTATGGGTGTTTCTTTGGATGAGAAGGCATATACCAATTTGATATGCTACTATGGAAAATATG GTAAAGTTCATGAAGCATCCCTTCTGTTTAGCAAGATGCAGGATGAAGGAATAATACCCGGGAAG GACTTCATCGGGAAGCAGAGGAACTCTTCCAAGCCATGCAGGAAGATGATATCTTACCAGACTCCTTGA